A portion of the Pseudoalteromonas luteoviolacea genome contains these proteins:
- the tpx gene encoding thiol peroxidase translates to MRRVPFITTALFALSCFSVSAAFDENLLDKGKVTAGGKPVTLLGSGVKIGDQAPDFKVVNADFTPVSLSTFEGKAVLISVVPSLDTGICSLQTKYFNEKVASEYPNIAMLTISTDLPFAQKRFCKQENVDKVQTLSDAVWRNFGEQYGLLIKDMGLLSRAVFILDKEHKVKYKQLISNLASEPNYDEVISTLKTL, encoded by the coding sequence ATGCGTAGAGTCCCCTTTATCACAACAGCCCTATTCGCTTTGAGCTGTTTTTCTGTAAGTGCAGCGTTCGATGAAAATCTACTAGACAAAGGTAAGGTTACTGCTGGAGGCAAGCCAGTTACTTTACTCGGCTCTGGAGTGAAAATTGGTGATCAAGCGCCTGACTTTAAGGTCGTTAATGCCGACTTCACCCCCGTCTCATTATCAACGTTTGAAGGTAAAGCAGTTTTAATTAGCGTAGTGCCTAGTTTAGATACTGGCATTTGCAGTCTGCAAACTAAGTACTTTAATGAAAAAGTTGCAAGTGAGTACCCGAATATTGCGATGCTAACAATAAGCACAGATTTACCATTCGCTCAAAAACGGTTTTGCAAACAAGAAAACGTTGACAAAGTCCAGACTCTCTCTGATGCCGTTTGGCGCAATTTTGGCGAACAATATGGTTTATTGATAAAAGACATGGGCTTATTAAGTAGGGCCGTGTTTATTCTAGATAAGGAGCACAAGGTAAAATATAAGCAGTTAATTAGCAACCTTGCTTCCGAACCTAACTACGATGAAGTGATAAGTACACTAAAAACGCTTTAA
- a CDS encoding rhomboid family intramembrane serine protease yields MLFDTFGLPVDRLGLIPHSQRHLTGIVTAPFVHDSWSHLGGNLVGLLICGYLASRLPNFKTASVSIILLTGIFVWLFAARGNHIGASGVVMGYYGLLVGVALFQRNLLSVLSLLVLALATYYANINFIGTLFDFSDNVSSESHLFGFISGVLVAFLQRSKSSKNRSFKKRTNKE; encoded by the coding sequence ATGCTTTTTGATACATTTGGACTACCAGTTGATAGGCTAGGCCTTATACCACATAGCCAACGTCATCTTACCGGTATCGTTACGGCGCCCTTTGTACATGATTCTTGGTCACATTTAGGTGGTAACTTGGTGGGTTTATTAATTTGTGGCTACTTGGCTAGTCGATTACCTAACTTTAAGACTGCAAGTGTAAGTATTATCTTATTAACAGGAATATTTGTATGGTTATTTGCGGCCAGAGGTAATCACATAGGGGCTTCGGGTGTTGTAATGGGCTATTATGGTTTGTTAGTTGGAGTCGCGCTTTTTCAGCGAAACTTGTTGAGTGTGCTCAGCTTACTGGTATTGGCCTTGGCAACCTATTACGCAAATATTAATTTTATTGGAACATTATTTGATTTTTCTGACAATGTTAGCAGCGAAAGTCATCTATTTGGTTTCATCAGTGGTGTGTTGGTTGCTTTTTTACAGAGGTCTAAATCGTCAAAAAATCGCTCTTTTAAGAAGCGTACGAATAAAGAGTAA
- a CDS encoding sulfite exporter TauE/SafE family protein — protein sequence MIEFLSNNISTLIALVATGAFAGILAGLLGVGGGIVIVPVLFFVFQGFGVSPESAMVIATATSLATIIPTSISSIRSHNQKGNVDFDLLKRWAVFIFIGVLVGSWLVTRVNGTWLTGLFGIIATLSALNMLFRTGKSALFQSLPGKAGQATMSTSIGLFSSMVGIGGGTISVPLLTLYNYPAHKAVGTAAAIGLIISLPGAATMLILGQSPADAPVGTFGLVNLVAFLCIVPLTVLFAPVGASLAAKLDAVKLKRVFSIVLLVTGIRMLLQLFL from the coding sequence ATGATAGAGTTTTTAAGCAATAATATTTCAACACTCATCGCGCTGGTTGCAACAGGAGCATTTGCGGGGATTTTGGCAGGCTTGCTGGGTGTAGGCGGCGGTATTGTTATTGTACCGGTGCTATTTTTTGTTTTCCAAGGCTTTGGCGTATCACCAGAGTCAGCCATGGTCATCGCAACAGCGACCTCGTTAGCGACAATTATTCCAACTTCTATTAGCTCAATTCGCTCGCACAATCAAAAAGGCAATGTAGATTTTGATTTGTTAAAGCGCTGGGCGGTGTTTATCTTTATCGGTGTTTTGGTAGGTAGTTGGCTGGTAACACGCGTCAACGGCACTTGGTTGACTGGGTTATTTGGAATCATCGCGACCTTATCAGCGCTGAATATGCTGTTTCGAACAGGCAAATCAGCATTATTTCAATCACTGCCCGGTAAAGCTGGACAAGCAACAATGAGTACCTCAATTGGATTATTTAGCTCAATGGTAGGCATTGGTGGTGGTACGATTTCTGTTCCATTACTCACGCTTTATAACTATCCGGCTCATAAAGCTGTGGGGACAGCCGCTGCTATTGGGTTAATTATCTCTTTACCGGGCGCTGCGACCATGCTCATTTTAGGTCAATCACCCGCTGATGCGCCTGTGGGCACATTTGGACTTGTTAATTTAGTGGCATTTCTATGTATTGTGCCTTTAACAGTATTGTTTGCACCTGTTGGCGCCTCGCTCGCAGCTAAATTAGACGCTGTAAAACTTAAGAGAGTATTTTCTATCGTATTGCTTGTGACTGGAATACGTATGCTTCTTCAACTCTTTTTATAG
- the htpG gene encoding molecular chaperone HtpG — protein MSDIKNKENHQFGTDVGKLLNLMIHSLYSNKEIFLRELVSNASDAADKLRYLALQNGDLYDGDAELKVRVSADKDANTVTISDNGIGMTRDEVINSLGTIAKSGTAEFFQNLTGDQAKDSQLIGQFGVGFYSAFIVADEVTVRTRKAGEQSAVEWQSKGEGEYSLAEIEKADRGTEIVLHLREDENEFLDDFRLRSIITKYSDHISIPVEMFKAPVPESEGPDGEKIEAQPGEWEAINRATALWTRDKSEVSEEEYKEFYKHVGHDWEEPLTWAHNKVEGKTEYTSLLYIPKKAPFDLWNRDRQTGLKLYVQRVFIMDDAEQFMPSYLRFVKGLLDSNDLPLNVSREILQDNKITQAIRKGCTSRVLKMLDRMGKNKADEYQTFWNEFGQVIKEGPAEDAANKEAIARLLRFSSTHTDESTQNVSLAQYVERMQEGQDKIYYVVADSFATAKSSPHLEIFRKKGIEVLLMSDRVDEWMMGHLTEFDGKQFQSITRGDLDLGNLEDEESKKAQEESEKEVAGLVERITESLGDKVKEVRFTHRLTDSPACVVVDDHDMSSQMQKLMESIGQSAPESKPIFELNPEHQLVKHLNDEQDEDKFAQWSEVLLDQALLAERGSLKDPVGFVTRLNKLMLDLSK, from the coding sequence ATGTCTGATATTAAAAACAAAGAAAATCATCAATTTGGAACAGATGTAGGTAAGCTACTGAACCTTATGATCCACTCTTTATATTCAAATAAAGAGATCTTCTTGCGTGAGTTAGTGTCGAATGCGTCTGATGCAGCAGACAAATTACGTTATTTAGCACTTCAAAACGGTGACTTGTATGATGGGGATGCTGAATTAAAAGTCAGAGTGAGTGCAGATAAAGATGCCAATACGGTTACTATTTCAGATAACGGCATTGGTATGACTCGCGATGAGGTCATCAACTCTTTGGGTACTATTGCAAAGTCTGGCACAGCTGAGTTTTTCCAAAATTTAACAGGTGATCAGGCAAAAGATTCTCAATTGATTGGTCAATTCGGTGTTGGCTTCTATTCTGCGTTTATTGTTGCTGATGAAGTAACCGTTCGCACTCGTAAAGCAGGTGAACAATCTGCGGTAGAGTGGCAATCTAAAGGGGAAGGCGAATATAGTCTTGCTGAAATTGAAAAAGCAGATCGTGGTACCGAAATCGTGCTTCACTTACGTGAAGATGAAAATGAGTTTTTAGATGACTTCCGTTTACGTTCAATCATCACTAAATACTCAGACCATATCTCTATCCCTGTAGAAATGTTTAAAGCGCCTGTGCCTGAATCCGAAGGTCCTGATGGGGAAAAAATAGAAGCCCAGCCTGGTGAATGGGAAGCAATCAACCGAGCAACAGCACTGTGGACTCGCGATAAGTCAGAAGTGTCAGAAGAAGAATATAAAGAGTTCTATAAGCATGTTGGCCACGATTGGGAAGAACCACTTACTTGGGCACACAATAAAGTAGAAGGTAAAACAGAGTACACTAGCTTACTTTATATTCCTAAGAAAGCGCCATTTGATCTTTGGAATCGTGACCGTCAAACTGGTTTAAAATTATATGTTCAGCGTGTATTTATTATGGATGATGCTGAGCAGTTCATGCCAAGTTACCTTCGATTCGTTAAAGGTTTGCTTGATTCTAACGATTTACCGCTTAATGTATCTCGTGAAATTCTGCAAGACAACAAAATTACACAAGCTATCCGTAAAGGTTGTACATCTCGTGTCCTTAAAATGCTCGATAGAATGGGTAAGAACAAGGCAGATGAATACCAAACTTTCTGGAATGAGTTTGGTCAGGTGATCAAAGAAGGTCCAGCAGAAGATGCGGCAAACAAAGAAGCCATTGCTAGGTTGCTTCGTTTTAGTTCTACACATACAGATGAAAGCACACAGAATGTGTCTCTCGCTCAGTATGTTGAACGTATGCAAGAAGGCCAAGATAAGATTTATTATGTAGTTGCAGACAGCTTTGCAACCGCAAAGAGCTCTCCTCACTTAGAAATCTTCCGCAAGAAAGGCATTGAAGTACTTCTTATGTCAGATCGTGTTGATGAGTGGATGATGGGTCATCTGACAGAGTTTGATGGTAAGCAATTCCAATCAATCACGCGTGGCGATTTAGATTTAGGAAATCTAGAAGATGAAGAGTCTAAAAAAGCACAGGAAGAGAGCGAGAAAGAAGTTGCAGGTCTTGTAGAGCGTATTACAGAATCTCTAGGTGATAAGGTTAAAGAAGTCCGTTTTACGCATCGTCTTACAGATTCTCCGGCTTGTGTCGTTGTTGATGATCATGACATGAGTTCACAAATGCAGAAGCTAATGGAGTCGATTGGCCAATCTGCACCAGAGAGCAAGCCAATATTTGAACTTAACCCAGAGCATCAGTTGGTAAAACACCTAAATGATGAGCAAGATGAAGATAAGTTCGCCCAATGGTCTGAAGTACTACTAGACCAAGCTTTGTTGGCTGAGCGTGGCAGCTTAAAAGACCCTGTGGGGTTTGTAACGCGCCTTAACAAGTTAATGCTGGATTTAAGCAAATAA
- the recR gene encoding recombination mediator RecR, which translates to MQLSPKLAALVEALRCLPGIGPKSAQRIAFHLLERDREGGAQLGNCLTEAMEDIGHCESCRTFSEAPVCDICQSIKRQDTGLLCIVESPTDVLAIEQTGQYTGLYFVLMGHLSPLDGIGPQEIGLDKLQTTLQNGKIQEVILATNPTVEGEATAHYIAELCNNLNVKASRIAHGMPVGGELDLVDGMTLMHAFSGRKVL; encoded by the coding sequence ATGCAGTTATCACCTAAACTAGCCGCTTTAGTTGAAGCATTAAGATGCTTACCGGGTATTGGTCCTAAGTCTGCTCAACGTATCGCTTTTCATTTATTAGAAAGGGACCGAGAAGGAGGGGCTCAGTTAGGTAACTGTCTTACTGAAGCAATGGAAGATATTGGGCATTGCGAGTCTTGCCGTACTTTCTCTGAGGCACCAGTATGCGATATCTGCCAAAGTATTAAACGTCAGGATACTGGGTTATTATGTATTGTAGAGTCACCTACAGACGTTTTAGCAATTGAACAAACAGGACAATATACCGGTTTATACTTTGTCTTAATGGGTCATTTGTCACCGCTAGATGGAATTGGTCCTCAAGAGATTGGATTAGATAAACTGCAAACGACACTTCAAAATGGAAAAATTCAGGAAGTTATCCTTGCAACCAATCCAACTGTAGAAGGCGAGGCTACGGCACACTATATTGCTGAACTATGCAACAACCTAAATGTTAAAGCTTCTCGTATTGCTCATGGTATGCCTGTAGGTGGTGAGTTAGACTTGGTTGATGGAATGACATTAATGCACGCATTTTCTGGCCGAAAGGTACTGTAA
- a CDS encoding helix-turn-helix transcriptional regulator, which produces MSIISRNERSRRAQTQDAKRYIQMTIRRLRQDMNLTQAQLGKSLVTPVDQATISNWESGKTELSASQLLDVMMLFGKPNFLMLLEQCDVQPDVFENKKSA; this is translated from the coding sequence ATGAGTATAATCTCTAGAAACGAGCGCTCTCGCAGAGCCCAAACACAAGACGCTAAACGTTACATTCAAATGACAATTCGTAGGCTGCGTCAGGATATGAACTTGACTCAAGCACAGTTAGGCAAGAGTTTAGTTACACCAGTAGATCAGGCAACCATTTCTAATTGGGAGTCGGGTAAAACTGAACTTTCTGCATCACAACTTCTTGATGTTATGATGCTTTTTGGCAAGCCGAACTTTTTAATGTTATTAGAACAATGTGATGTACAGCCGGATGTTTTCGAAAATAAAAAAAGTGCATAA
- a CDS encoding helix-turn-helix domain-containing protein — protein MSTSFATRLKQLRVSLEESQISFSEILDIPTASYRKYEKGEREPTLSVIEKFFSHPLTQSHACWLITGEERPNADTPQPHMTLSDTTQSYNKDFESKFIQTAKESLLFICHLGWFKRGKEVNFESCGKILLRDLEPFLDKSAGSQQKKVG, from the coding sequence ATGTCAACATCTTTTGCAACAAGACTGAAACAACTTCGAGTTTCCTTAGAAGAATCTCAAATCAGTTTTTCTGAAATACTAGATATACCTACAGCCTCGTATCGTAAGTATGAGAAGGGCGAACGTGAACCTACGTTATCTGTGATAGAAAAGTTCTTTTCACACCCTTTAACGCAAAGCCATGCATGCTGGTTAATAACAGGCGAAGAACGACCCAATGCGGACACTCCACAACCCCATATGACCCTATCGGATACAACCCAATCGTATAATAAAGATTTTGAATCTAAATTTATTCAAACAGCAAAAGAAAGCCTATTATTTATTTGTCACTTAGGCTGGTTTAAAAGAGGTAAAGAAGTCAATTTTGAAAGCTGTGGTAAAATTTTGTTGAGAGACTTAGAGCCATTTCTAGATAAAAGCGCAGGTTCACAACAAAAGAAGGTAGGCTAA